Part of the Solwaraspora sp. WMMA2065 genome is shown below.
ATCGGCTGGAAGTAGCGCAGTGCCGACGCCTCCGCCTCCAGACCGATGTAGGCCGCGTAGGCGGCCGGCACCCGGTCCTTGTATCCGCTCCACCAGGCGCGCCGTCGTGCCGCCCGGGCCAACTCGACGAGATCCTGCACCTGCTGCTGGTCGCGTACGCCGTACAGGTCCAGCAGGGCCTTGACGTCGTTGGTCGAGATGCTGACCGACCCCGACTCGATCCGGATCAGCTTCGACAGCGACCAGTCCATTTGAGCGGCGACGTAGTCCTGGGTCAGCGCGGCGGCCTCGCGTGCCCGGCGTAGCGCCGCACGCAGCCGGCGACGCCCGATGGTCGGGCCCTGGTGTCGGGCAGACATGGGAAACGCTCCGGGGGAGTGCCTAGCAGTGTGCTACCTGGCTGGTTGCCACCCTGTTGCACGCTACACCGCCGCCGTCAGGTCTGCTAAGGACGGCCGGCCCCTCCGCATGGTCCGGACGGCGGTTCCGCCGGCTTTCCCGGTGTCGCCCAGTCGCGTCAGCAAGATCGAGAACTGGTACAGTCCGCCCGATTGCCTGCGTGCTCTGATGGCAAATTTACTGATTTATCCTTATTAAGGAGTCTGGGTGACTGTGACCAGCACTGCCGGTCCGGCGTGGCGTAAGAGTCGCCGCTGCGAGGCGACGACCTGCGTTGAGGTAGCCGAGATCGGCCCGGCGGTCGGGGTGCGCAACTCCACCGACCCCGGAGTGCACCTGGAATTCTCGGCCGCTGCCTGGTCGGCATTCGTCGCCGGGCTGTCCGGTGCACCGACCAGCTCCGGCGGCCACACCACGGGTTGATCCGACGCCGCACATGGCTCGGTACCACGGCCGCCGGCAACGTCGGCCGTACGCCCCGGCCGGGTCGGCCCGACCGGTGCCGGCCCGGCCCGGGGCGCTGTCAGCCGGCCACCGCCCGCCCGGTGTCAGCCGGAGAACACCTTGTCCGGCTCGGTACGCGGTTGCCCGCCCGCCCAACGGACGACCACCCGCTCGGCGTAGAACGACACGAACGGCACCGTCCCGGCCAGCATGATCGCCAGGATCCGGCCGAGTGACCAGTTGGCCCGTCGGGCCAGGTCGAACGCGGCGACCAGATAGACCATGTAGAGGAACCCGTGCGCCGGCCCGACCGTCTCGACCACGATGGCCTGGTCGAACAGGTACTTCAACGGCATGCCGACCACCATCAGCAGGATCAGCACCACGCCGACCACGTACGCGATCAGTCGGTACCGGGTGAGTGCGCCTGACACTGTCGTCCGTCCTTCTCTCTTCCGGTCAGCCCGGGTAGTCGCCAGCCCTGGCGTGCGGGTTCGCGTTCAGCCAGGCCAGGTAGTCGTTGTAGGCGGCCAGGTCCGGATCCTCCAGGCCGGGAGCAACGGTCGCGCCGGCGGTGGACCGGACCCGTACCGGTCGGCCGAACGCCTCGTCCCGGTGCCCGCTCCGCCGCGGTGCCCGGCTGTGCGGTGCCCGGCTGTGCGGTGCCCGGCTGTGCGGTGCCCGGCTGTGCGGCGACGGCGACCCGTCGTTCGAGCCGGGTGCGGCCCGGCGGGCCTGGCGCACCTCGCGGACCCAGATGAACACCACGAACGCCGCGAAAACCGGCCATTCCACCGCGTACGCCCAGCTCAGCGTGTTACCGGCGGCGGCCCGGCTGATCTGCCACCAGCCGAGCGCGAGGAAGCCCGTCACCAGCGCCACCGCCACCAGGTGCCGCAGGATCCACGCCGGGGTCCACAGCTGCCGCATGCAGGGAAGCGTACCGGCCGGCCGTCGGCTTCTCCGACGAGCCGTCGTAGTCAGGTGCGTGACCGCCGGCAAGCCGGGTGCCCGGTGTTTGCCGCCGGCCAGCAGGGGAACCCTACGACGGTAATGCCTCGTCGACTCCCCGGAGGCCGGAGATGACGGATTCAGCGCGGTACGGCAGTTACTCCCCGGCAGCGGCCGGTCGGCCATTCGAACCCCGGCCGGACCATCCGCCCGGTGCCGACCGGCCCTGGTCGGCACCGGGCGGACCGGGTGCCCAGACCTGGGTCGACACGATCGACGAAACCGGGATCGACCCGGTGGAGCTGGCCGACGACGAACTGCTCCGTGAGATCGGCAGCCTGCACCGGACCCGGCTGGACACGCTGCGGCACGGTACCGACGCGGCGCTGGCCAACCACCTGCACCGCACCGCCGACCTGGAGACCGAGTACCTCACCCGGCACCCGGGCCGCGAGGTCGAGGCCGCACGGTTGCGGCACGGGAGGTGAGTCGTGCCCGCGTACGCCGAACGCGGTGTCTCCGCGCCCCCTGAGGTGGCGTTCGGCACCGCGACCGACCCCGACCGCCGGGCCGCCTGGCTTCCGGGGCCGCTGCGTCAGGCGTCGGCGGAACCCGCCCACGGCGACCACCTGCAGGCCCGGTGGTCTACGGCGGGCGGCCCGTGGGCTGCCGTGGTGCAGGTGTACCCGGTGCAGGCGGGTGGTGCCATGCTCCACCTGGAGCTGGATTGCGACCTGCCGCACGAGCAGCTGACCCGGCTCGCCGACGAGACGTTGACCAGCCTGGTCCGGGCGGTCACCGACAACCTGAACGCCGGTTGACGACCGGTCGTCAACGACCGGTCGTCAACGCCGGATGGCCGCCGGGGTGGATTTTCAGTCGGCGGTGAACCCGGGCTTCTCCATCCCGGACCAGCCGCGAGGCGTCTCCGGCTCCCGGTCCCGGTCGGTGCCTTCGATGATGTCGTGGGAGACCGCCGTGTCGTCGTGCTCGCCGGCGAAGTCCGGGTCGTCCTCGGGCGGCTGGCCGTCCGGGGTCTGGCCGAGGGCGGCGGCTGGTCGGTTCTGGTGTTCGTCCATCAGTGATCAGGCGCCTTCCGTGGAGGAATGCAGGACCTCTTCCGCCTCGTCCTGGGCGTATTCGCCTTCTGGCAGGGCGTTGATCCTGGTCAGCAGGTGAGCGGGTAGCTCAGCGGCGACCGCCCGACGGGCGATCTCGGCGCGGCTCACCCGTTCCTTGCCGAGGTAGATGTCGTCGAGCAGCGCGTACAGCTCGGCACGGGACGTCTCATCGGTCACCCTCGCCTGCTACCCCGCACGCGGCACGGCAAACAACGGTCCACGCACCGAGCCGGATCGCCGGTTTCATCCTGGCGACCGTCGGCGTTCCGCCCTCCCGGTCCGATCCGGGCACCTACGCTCGGGCCAGGAGGTGGACTCATGATCGGCACCATCTTGTGGGCGCTCGTCGCCGGCGCGATCATCGGCGCTCTGGGACGTCTGCTGCTACCCGGGCGGCAGAACATCTCGGTCTGGCTGACCATCGGCGTCGGAATCGCCGCCGCCCTGCTCGGCGGTGTGATCGCCGCCTGGCTGGGTATCGGCGAGACCGCCGGGATCGACTGGCTGCGGCACGCGATCCAGGTCGCGCTGGCGGTGTTCTTCGTCTGGATCGCCGCCCGGGTGACCGGCCACCGGCCGACCGACGCCCCACGTCGAGCCACCCGCTGACCTTCGCCCCCTGCCGATCCCGGAGCCGGCCGTCGCGCCGGCTCCGGGCATGGTCACCAGCGAGCGCTGTCGGCTACCGCTGCGCGGCGGCCAGCGCCGCCCGGCGGTCCCCGACCGCCGTCGCCAGCCGCCCCAGGACCTGGGCGGTCTGGTCCCAACCCAGGCAGGCGTCGGTGATCGACTGTCCGTGCACCAGTTCCCTGGTCGGGTCAAGATCCTGCCGGCCGGCCACCAGGAACGACTCCAGCATCACCCCGACGACGCCCCGTTGCCCGGCGCCGAGTTGCCCGGCGACGTCCTCGACGACCAACGGCTGCCGGCGGTGGTCCTTGCCGCTGTTGCCGTGGCTGGCGTCGATGATCAGCCGCTGCGGCAGTCCGGCGGCCCGCAGCAGGTCCAGCGCGGCAGTCACCGACGCGGCGTCGTAGTTGGGCTCACCGGCACCGCCGCGTAACACCAGGTGACAGTCGGCGTTGCCGCGGGTGTGCAGGATCGCCGGCGTCCCGGACATGTCGATGCCGGGGAAGACGTGCGGCACGGCGGCGGCCCGGATGGCGTCCACTGCGGTGGCGACGCTGCCGTCCGGGCGGTTCTTCATGCCGATCGGCATGGACAGCCCGGAGGAGAGCTGCCGGTGCACCTGGCTCTCCACGGTGCGGGCGCCGATCGCTCCCCAGGCCACTGCGTCGGCGATGTACTGCGGGGTGATCGGATCGAGGAACTCGCAGCCCACCGGCAGCCCGGCCCGCAGCACCTCGAGCAGCAGCGAACGGGCGATCCGCAGCCCGGAGTTGACGTCCCCGGATCCGTCCAGGCCCGGGTCGTTGATCAGACCCTTCCAGCCGACCGTGGAACGGGGCTTCTCGAAGTACACCCGCATCACGATCAACAGGTCGTCGGCGTGCCGTTGCGCGGCGTCGGCAAGTAGGTGCGCGTACTCCAGGGCGGCGGCCGGGTCGTGCACCGAACACGGGCCGACCACGACCAGCAGCCGGTCGTCGTGTCCGTCGAGCACGCCGGCGACGGCTCGTCGGCCGTCCAGCACCCGCGCGCTGAGCTGGTCGTCGAGGGGCAGCTCGTGGTGCAGCAGGGCCGGAGTGGTGAGCGGGACGACCCGGTCGATGCGCTGATCGGCGACGCGGCCGATGGAGGTGCTCATGTGGTGCCTTTCCTTCCGCCAGCCTCCCTGGGGAGCCGGCGCCCCCAGCCGAGCCGGCTGCTCGTTGGCATACGAAAGGGCAGGGGCTCGATGCCCGCTGCCCTTGGCCGGCTCTGGTGGGGTGACGTCAGGTCAAGGCTGAGCCACCGGCACCAGGGCCGGCTGCCTAAACCATCGATACGTGCGCGTCACGACCCACACTGTACCGGATCGGCCGCTGAGCGGCACCCCTGCCGGACGGCACCACCGGACTTCGGCCGGTCCTCGCCACCCGTTAACCCCGGTCGACATCCGTGGCCACCAGCGCCATCTAGCTTCATCGATTGCCACAAGTATCGATGGAGGTCGAGATGGATCGTCGTAGCGTACTGCGTGCCACGGTGGTCGGCGCTGGTGCCGCCGCCTTCTCCGGCAGTCTCTGGACCGGCGCCTTCGCCGCACCGGCGCAACCCGGCGCCAGCCCGTACGGGCCACTCGGCAGTCCCGACGCCAACGGCATCGCGCTACCCGCCGGCTTCACCAGCCGGGTCGTGGCCAGGTCGCGCCAGCGGGTCGGCGACACCTCGTACGTCTGGCACGACGCACCGGACGGTGGTGCCTGCTTCACCGCCGGGACCGGCTGGGTGTACGTCTCCAACTCGGAGATCTCCCGTACCGGCGGTGCCTCGGCGATCCGGTTCGACTCCACCGGCGACGTGGTCTCGGCGTACCGGATCCTGGCGAACACCAACCGCAACTGCGCCGGTGGCGCCATGCCCTGGGGCACCTGGCTCTCCTGCGAGGAGGTGGCCCGCGGGTACGTCTACGAGACGTACCCGCTCGGCGGCACCGGCGCGGTGCGGCGCCCGGCGATGGGCCGGTTCTGTCACGAGGCCGCCGCCGCCGATCCGGTCCGCGGCGTGATCTACCTGACCGAGGACGAGAGCAACGGCTGCTTCTACCGGTTCCGGCCGGACACCTGGGGCGACCTGTCCACCGGCACCCTCGAGGTGCTGGTGGCCGGCAGCGGTACCAGCGGGCCGGTCAGTTGGGCCCGGGTGCCGGACCCGGACGGCGGCCCGATCGCCACCCGCTTCCAGGTATCCGGCGCGAAACGGTTCAACGGCGGGGAAGGATGCCACTACGCCGACGGCGTCTGCTGGTTCACCACCAAGGGCGACAACCGGGTCTGGGCGTACGACGCGGTCGCCCAGCGGATCGACCTGGCCTACGACGACTCGCTGATCTCCGGCACCCCGCCGCTGACCGGCGTCGACAACATCGTCGGTACGCCGGGCGGTGACCTGTACGTCGCCGAGGACGGCGGCAACATGGAGATCTGCCTGATCACCCCGGACGAGCGGATCGCGCCGTTTCTGCGGATCAGCGGCCAGTCGTCGTCGGAAATCTGCGGTCCGGCGTTCTCCCCTGACGGCGGCCGGCTGTACTTCTCGTCGCAGCGCGGCACCTCGGGTGCGTCCTCCGGCGGCATCACCTACGAGGTACGCGGCCCGTTCCGCTCCTGACCTACGCGGCGGCGGAATGCATGACTCGGCCGTCGCCCGGGTAGTCACTCGGTCCATGAACACTGACACCGACGACGACCCGTTCACCGGCTCACCACCACCGGGCGCCGCCACCACGGGTCAGGCGGAAGCCGAAGCGGAGCGGATCGAATCGCGCGCCGGCCACCTGCTGCCGGAGGAGGAGGCGGCCGGCAGCGACGACCCGGTGCGTCAGGCCGCCGCCATCCTGGACGACTCCGACCGGCGCGAGCAGCCGCGTCCGCAGCCGGGCAGCGAGCCGCCCGGCTGACCCCGACGGCACCCGGCCGGCCCGGTGCGTCCGGCCGGGCCCCCGATCGGATAACGTCGGGCGCATGTCGCCCAACGGGTACCCCTGGCCGATCGAGACCACCCGGCTGGACAACGGCCTACGGGTCGTCGTCAGCCCTGACCCCAGCGCACCGGTGGTCGCGGTCAATCTCTGGTACGACGTGGGTTCGCGTCACGAGCCCGCCGGCCGGACCGGATTCGCCCACCTCTTCGAACACCTGATGTTCGAGGGATCGGTCAACGTCGCCAAGACCGAGCACATGAAGCTGGTGCAGGGCGCGGGTGGCTCGCTCAACGCCACCACCAACCCGGACCGGACCAACTACTTCGAGACCGTCCCCGCCGAGCACCTGGCCCTCGCACTCTGGCTGGAAGCCGACCGGATGGGCGGCCTGGTGCCGGCGCTGACCCAGGAGACGTTGGACAACCAGCGCGAGGTGGTCAAGAACGAGCGGCGGCAGCGCTACGACAACGTGCCGTACGGCGACGCCTGGCTGCGGCTGCTGCCCCTGCTCTACCCGCCGGGGCACCCGTACCACCACGCCACGATCGGCTCGATGGACGACCTGAACGCCGCCGACCTGGCCACCTTCCAGGCGTTCCACGAGATGTACTACGCGCCGAACAACGCGGTGCTGACCGTGGTCGGCGACACCGACGCCGACGAGGTGTTCAGCCTGGCCGACAAGTACTTCGGCGGGATCGCCGCGCGGCCCGACATCCCACCGGCGCCGGACGGGCGTACGCCGGCACCGCTGGCCGGCCCGGTCACCGAGACGGTCACCACCGACGTGCCGGCAGCCCGGCACTACTTCACCTACCGCACCCATCCGTTCGGGACCTCGGCCTACGACGCGGCGACCGTGCTCGGCACAGTGCTGGGCAGTGGCCGGGGCAGCCGGCTCTACCAACGGCTGGCCGACGGTGCCCGGATCGCGCAGCCCGACTACCTGGGCGCGTACGGCGTCGACCTGGCGCACGCGCCGGCGCCGCTGATCATCACCGCGACCGCCCAGCCGACGGTGACCGCCGAGCGGCTCGCCGACGGCCTGTCCGAGGTGCTCGACGAGGTGGCCCGCGACGGCGTCACCGAGGCTGAGGTCGACCGGGCCAAGGCGCTGCTCACCACCGGTTGGTGGCGTCAGGTCGCCAGCTTCGAGGGCCGGGCCGACACCCTCGGCCGCTACGCCACCCAGTTCGGCGACCCGGCCCGCGCCGGGGAGCGGCTGCCGGGCTGGCTGGCGGTCACCGCCGAGGCGGTCAACGACGAGGCCGCACACCTGTTGCGGCCGGACAACCGGGTCCAGCTCAGCTACCTGCCGGAGGGCGACCAGTGACGATCATCGCGCAGCGTCCCGGACCGGGCGCCGCCCGGCCGTACCGTTTCCCGGACGTGGTCCGGCGCAGC
Proteins encoded:
- a CDS encoding DUF397 domain-containing protein; translated protein: MTVTSTAGPAWRKSRRCEATTCVEVAEIGPAVGVRNSTDPGVHLEFSAAAWSAFVAGLSGAPTSSGGHTTG
- a CDS encoding DUF3817 domain-containing protein, which encodes MSGALTRYRLIAYVVGVVLILLMVVGMPLKYLFDQAIVVETVGPAHGFLYMVYLVAAFDLARRANWSLGRILAIMLAGTVPFVSFYAERVVVRWAGGQPRTEPDKVFSG
- a CDS encoding DUF6158 family protein encodes the protein MTDSARYGSYSPAAAGRPFEPRPDHPPGADRPWSAPGGPGAQTWVDTIDETGIDPVELADDELLREIGSLHRTRLDTLRHGTDAALANHLHRTADLETEYLTRHPGREVEAARLRHGR
- a CDS encoding GlsB/YeaQ/YmgE family stress response membrane protein — translated: MIGTILWALVAGAIIGALGRLLLPGRQNISVWLTIGVGIAAALLGGVIAAWLGIGETAGIDWLRHAIQVALAVFFVWIAARVTGHRPTDAPRRATR
- a CDS encoding 3-deoxy-7-phosphoheptulonate synthase; this encodes MSTSIGRVADQRIDRVVPLTTPALLHHELPLDDQLSARVLDGRRAVAGVLDGHDDRLLVVVGPCSVHDPAAALEYAHLLADAAQRHADDLLIVMRVYFEKPRSTVGWKGLINDPGLDGSGDVNSGLRIARSLLLEVLRAGLPVGCEFLDPITPQYIADAVAWGAIGARTVESQVHRQLSSGLSMPIGMKNRPDGSVATAVDAIRAAAVPHVFPGIDMSGTPAILHTRGNADCHLVLRGGAGEPNYDAASVTAALDLLRAAGLPQRLIIDASHGNSGKDHRRQPLVVEDVAGQLGAGQRGVVGVMLESFLVAGRQDLDPTRELVHGQSITDACLGWDQTAQVLGRLATAVGDRRAALAAAQR
- a CDS encoding alkaline phosphatase PhoX, producing the protein MDRRSVLRATVVGAGAAAFSGSLWTGAFAAPAQPGASPYGPLGSPDANGIALPAGFTSRVVARSRQRVGDTSYVWHDAPDGGACFTAGTGWVYVSNSEISRTGGASAIRFDSTGDVVSAYRILANTNRNCAGGAMPWGTWLSCEEVARGYVYETYPLGGTGAVRRPAMGRFCHEAAAADPVRGVIYLTEDESNGCFYRFRPDTWGDLSTGTLEVLVAGSGTSGPVSWARVPDPDGGPIATRFQVSGAKRFNGGEGCHYADGVCWFTTKGDNRVWAYDAVAQRIDLAYDDSLISGTPPLTGVDNIVGTPGGDLYVAEDGGNMEICLITPDERIAPFLRISGQSSSEICGPAFSPDGGRLYFSSQRGTSGASSGGITYEVRGPFRS
- a CDS encoding pitrilysin family protein, which produces MSPNGYPWPIETTRLDNGLRVVVSPDPSAPVVAVNLWYDVGSRHEPAGRTGFAHLFEHLMFEGSVNVAKTEHMKLVQGAGGSLNATTNPDRTNYFETVPAEHLALALWLEADRMGGLVPALTQETLDNQREVVKNERRQRYDNVPYGDAWLRLLPLLYPPGHPYHHATIGSMDDLNAADLATFQAFHEMYYAPNNAVLTVVGDTDADEVFSLADKYFGGIAARPDIPPAPDGRTPAPLAGPVTETVTTDVPAARHYFTYRTHPFGTSAYDAATVLGTVLGSGRGSRLYQRLADGARIAQPDYLGAYGVDLAHAPAPLIITATAQPTVTAERLADGLSEVLDEVARDGVTEAEVDRAKALLTTGWWRQVASFEGRADTLGRYATQFGDPARAGERLPGWLAVTAEAVNDEAAHLLRPDNRVQLSYLPEGDQ